Proteins co-encoded in one Armatimonadota bacterium genomic window:
- a CDS encoding sugar ABC transporter permease: MPQAEVRTVGLPAPASRAVAAPVEAGPARRRTRRRQWLQVGEIVIFLLPFAAFWILFRLGPVLYGVVISLYRWDPLGDARFTGARNYLALARDPRFWNALGNTLEFAALAIPLIVGAGLLLALFLFTYRGTLAARWMEAGFFFPYLLTVSVVGLVWRWLLDPDFGIVLLVLRGWGVGSPAFLNEPRWALPAIALATTWWLAGYRMVLFRAALEDIPEELYEAARIDGASGARIFVAIMLPLLKPAVLFALVLTTISGFIVFGQVLIMTAGGPGRASEVLALYLYRFGFEYLEMGQAAAVGVVLFVIILGLTLVAFRWLGFGTAL, translated from the coding sequence GTGCCCCAGGCGGAGGTTCGAACGGTCGGCCTGCCCGCCCCGGCTTCGCGGGCGGTGGCGGCGCCGGTGGAGGCGGGGCCTGCGCGCCGGCGAACCCGGCGCAGGCAGTGGCTGCAGGTCGGCGAGATCGTCATCTTCCTGCTGCCGTTCGCCGCGTTCTGGATCCTCTTCCGCCTGGGGCCGGTGCTCTACGGCGTGGTCATCAGCCTGTACCGGTGGGACCCGCTGGGAGACGCCCGGTTTACCGGGGCGCGCAACTACCTGGCGCTGGCCAGGGATCCCCGCTTCTGGAACGCGCTGGGCAACACCCTCGAGTTCGCAGCTCTGGCCATCCCCCTCATCGTGGGCGCCGGTCTGCTGCTGGCCCTGTTCCTCTTCACCTACCGCGGGACGCTGGCGGCACGCTGGATGGAAGCCGGGTTCTTCTTCCCCTACCTGTTGACCGTCTCGGTGGTCGGGCTGGTCTGGCGGTGGCTGCTGGATCCCGACTTCGGCATCGTCCTGCTGGTGCTGCGGGGGTGGGGCGTTGGCTCGCCGGCCTTCCTCAACGAACCGCGGTGGGCCCTGCCGGCCATCGCCCTGGCCACCACGTGGTGGCTGGCGGGCTACCGCATGGTCCTGTTCCGGGCCGCGCTGGAGGATATCCCGGAGGAGCTCTACGAAGCCGCACGTATCGACGGCGCTTCCGGCGCGCGCATCTTCGTGGCGATCATGCTGCCCCTGCTGAAGCCGGCGGTGCTTTTCGCGCTGGTGCTCACCACGATCTCGGGGTTCATCGTCTTCGGGCAGGTGCTCATCATGACCGCCGGAGGGCCTGGGCGCGCCTCGGAGGTGCTGGCGCTGTACCTCTACCGCTTCGGGTTCGAGTACCTCGAGATGGGGCAGGCTGCGGCGGTGGGCGTGGTGCTGTTCGTCATCATCCTGGGGCTCACCCTGGTCGCCTTCCGCTGGCTGGGGTTCGGGACAGCGCTGTGA
- a CDS encoding carbohydrate ABC transporter permease yields the protein MRAGHRLAGAVLVVMAGLLVLWLSPIAWMFATGLKPTPELFALPPRWIPREPTLHHVHVVLTRWPFARWMVNSLVVATATTVLSTLVSVPAAFAFSRLRWRGRDVLFLIFLSSMLLPLEVNVIPLYFLMNRLHLLNTYPAVFLPMVGMPLGIFLLRQFFLNIPTELDDAARVDGAGNVRILLSIIVPLAKPALAALVIYMFTFAWNEFFWSMIALSSPQMFTLPIGLRALQGAYDIDYGILMAGAALAALPALMLFLAFQQAIIRGITMTAHR from the coding sequence GTGAGGGCGGGGCACCGGCTGGCCGGAGCAGTGCTGGTGGTGATGGCGGGGCTGCTGGTCCTGTGGCTGAGTCCCATCGCCTGGATGTTCGCCACGGGCCTGAAGCCGACTCCTGAGCTCTTCGCCCTGCCGCCCCGGTGGATCCCGCGAGAGCCCACGCTGCACCACGTCCACGTGGTGCTGACCCGGTGGCCCTTCGCCCGCTGGATGGTCAACAGCCTGGTGGTGGCCACGGCCACCACGGTCCTCTCGACCCTGGTCTCGGTGCCGGCGGCGTTCGCCTTCTCGCGGCTGCGGTGGCGGGGACGCGACGTCCTCTTCCTGATCTTCCTCTCCTCGATGCTCCTCCCGCTGGAAGTGAACGTCATCCCGCTCTACTTTCTCATGAACCGCCTGCACCTGCTGAACACTTACCCGGCCGTCTTCCTGCCCATGGTCGGCATGCCCCTCGGCATCTTCCTGCTGCGCCAGTTCTTTCTCAACATTCCCACCGAGCTGGACGACGCCGCACGGGTGGACGGCGCCGGCAACGTCCGGATCCTGCTCAGCATCATCGTGCCCCTGGCGAAGCCGGCGCTGGCGGCCCTGGTGATCTACATGTTCACCTTTGCCTGGAACGAGTTCTTCTGGTCGATGATCGCCCTGTCGTCCCCCCAGATGTTCACGCTGCCCATCGGCCTGCGGGCCCTGCAGGGGGCGTACGACATCGACTACGGCATCCTCATGGCCGGCGCGGCCCTGGCGGCGCTGCCAGCCCTGATGCTATTCCTGGCCTTCCAGCAGGCCATCATCCGTGGCATCACGATGACCGCACACCGGTAG
- a CDS encoding sialidase family protein encodes MTRVPRVVGRQPMTNPLPTAFCHGATLLPAPDGSLLGAWFGGTAEGLPDSGIYVARLGAGASAWSPPALVAPADGHPCGNPVLFAGAPGVLWLAYFRVWGAWCTGGKPCARVSFDCGQTWSDEVLLLDRAGVLTKNKPLRLGTTLLLPVYDEVRWQVGLARLDVARHGTAWVFDDLAIGAGTGVAMIQGTLALGRPGRLLMLTRTRTGRIWATESADGGHTWSAPHPIELPNPNASIDMARLPDARLWLVYNHTDRGRDPMQWELRHPLCLAESADGGATWTPLLVLEEGPGEYSYPAVVVDGAGRVHVAYTALRREIRHVVLET; translated from the coding sequence ATGACCAGAGTGCCACGGGTCGTGGGGCGTCAGCCGATGACCAATCCGCTCCCCACGGCGTTCTGCCACGGCGCCACGCTGCTGCCCGCACCCGATGGCAGCCTGCTGGGCGCCTGGTTCGGCGGTACGGCCGAAGGGCTGCCCGACTCCGGCATCTACGTGGCGCGGCTGGGGGCCGGGGCCTCCGCATGGTCGCCGCCCGCGCTGGTCGCACCGGCCGACGGGCACCCGTGTGGCAACCCGGTGCTGTTCGCCGGGGCACCCGGTGTGCTCTGGCTGGCCTACTTCCGCGTCTGGGGCGCGTGGTGCACCGGGGGCAAGCCGTGCGCGCGCGTCTCCTTCGACTGCGGGCAGACCTGGTCGGACGAGGTGCTGCTGCTCGACCGTGCGGGTGTCCTGACCAAGAACAAGCCCCTCCGCCTTGGGACCACGCTGCTCTTGCCGGTGTACGACGAGGTGCGCTGGCAGGTAGGGCTTGCGCGCCTCGACGTCGCGCGGCATGGCACCGCCTGGGTGTTCGACGACCTGGCCATCGGCGCCGGTACCGGCGTGGCTATGATCCAGGGCACGCTGGCTCTCGGGAGGCCGGGCCGGCTGCTGATGCTCACGCGCACCAGGACCGGCCGCATCTGGGCGACGGAGAGCGCTGATGGCGGCCACACCTGGTCTGCGCCCCACCCCATCGAACTGCCCAACCCCAACGCCAGCATCGACATGGCGCGCCTGCCCGATGCCCGCCTGTGGCTCGTGTACAACCACACCGACCGCGGACGGGATCCGATGCAATGGGAATTGCGCCACCCCCTCTGCCTGGCGGAGAGTGCCGACGGCGGGGCCACGTGGACGCCGCTGCTGGTGCTGGAGGAGGGCCCGGGGGAGTACTCGTACCCGGCGGTCGTGGTCGACGGCGCCGGTCGGGTGCACGTCGCGTACACGGCGCTGCGACGGGAGATCCGGCACGTGGTCCTGGAAACCTGA
- a CDS encoding GAF domain-containing sensor histidine kinase: MLIPLLALGFGLLLAATAFLVFRYLESREQEVRWWAIAFTLFTGHVVAEGLAFAWPAASLVRHLLFLFAAGAMARSFGPVPWPLTPLLGVVAVVAAALLLPSSVWLAALPPSVVAGLWFFTAAVRYARFVGGLDERSSRLVAGGMVLEGLVSLSYPLLRPHPVGVGVGAVVSGLAAIMLGLGVLMRAWARARDLATITAVAETLNRSADLREALTASLSRVVELMGLRGGWIFLQEDEGEFALAASHRLPEPLMADGATAMRGDCRCLQMLREGQLRRPVNLVACLRLERVGWLQPRHASIPLHTAERVIGVMNLLLSPGRNFSGRELDLLAATGHEMALAAERTRLLAEVRAKEAARGELIERLLTAQEEERRRIARELHDEAGQALTALILNLEMAGREAAEPDATRLRRLKGIAEQTLGELRRLIYDLRPTVLDDLGLGAAVRWYVREVVEPSGLAVTLDLQGVDRRLPPPAETALFRILQEALNNVLKHAAATRVSVALHVGQDAVRLTVSDDGRGFEVGRPPARPGGGLGLLGMRERAELLGGQMHVRSAPGQGTTIEVVLPPDSAPEPGRRQ; this comes from the coding sequence GTGTTGATCCCCCTGCTGGCGCTCGGTTTCGGCCTGCTGCTCGCCGCCACGGCCTTCCTCGTCTTCCGCTACCTCGAGAGCCGGGAGCAGGAGGTCCGCTGGTGGGCCATCGCCTTCACCCTCTTCACCGGCCATGTCGTCGCCGAAGGGCTCGCCTTCGCCTGGCCGGCAGCGAGCCTGGTCCGCCACCTCCTCTTCCTCTTCGCCGCCGGTGCCATGGCCCGCAGCTTCGGTCCCGTGCCCTGGCCGCTCACCCCGCTGCTCGGCGTCGTGGCCGTCGTCGCCGCCGCCCTGCTGCTTCCCTCCTCGGTCTGGCTGGCGGCGCTACCTCCCTCCGTCGTGGCCGGATTGTGGTTCTTCACGGCGGCGGTCCGGTATGCCCGCTTCGTCGGCGGGCTCGACGAGCGCTCTTCGCGCCTCGTGGCCGGAGGGATGGTCCTCGAAGGCCTGGTTTCCCTCAGCTACCCGCTCCTGCGGCCCCACCCTGTGGGCGTGGGGGTGGGCGCGGTGGTCTCGGGTCTGGCGGCCATCATGCTGGGCCTGGGCGTCCTGATGCGGGCCTGGGCCCGCGCCCGCGACCTGGCCACCATCACCGCCGTGGCGGAGACCCTCAACCGCTCCGCCGACCTCCGCGAGGCGCTGACCGCTTCCCTGAGCCGCGTGGTCGAGCTGATGGGCCTGCGGGGGGGATGGATCTTCCTCCAGGAAGACGAGGGAGAGTTTGCGCTGGCGGCGTCCCACCGGCTGCCCGAACCGCTGATGGCCGACGGTGCCACGGCCATGCGCGGGGACTGCCGGTGCCTGCAGATGCTCCGCGAGGGGCAGTTGCGGCGTCCGGTGAACCTGGTGGCCTGCCTGCGGCTCGAACGGGTGGGCTGGCTGCAGCCGCGGCATGCCAGCATCCCGCTCCACACGGCCGAACGGGTCATCGGCGTGATGAACCTCCTGCTCTCTCCGGGGCGCAACTTCTCCGGGCGGGAACTGGACCTCCTGGCGGCCACCGGACACGAGATGGCCCTGGCGGCCGAGCGCACCCGCCTGCTGGCGGAGGTGCGGGCCAAGGAGGCCGCCCGCGGCGAGCTGATCGAGCGCCTGCTGACGGCCCAGGAGGAGGAGCGGCGCCGGATCGCCAGGGAGCTGCACGACGAGGCGGGACAGGCCCTCACGGCGCTGATCCTCAACCTGGAGATGGCGGGACGAGAGGCAGCCGAACCCGACGCCACCCGCCTGCGCCGGCTGAAGGGCATCGCCGAGCAGACGCTGGGGGAGCTGCGCCGGCTGATCTACGACCTGCGCCCCACCGTCCTGGACGACCTGGGATTGGGCGCGGCCGTGCGCTGGTACGTGCGGGAAGTCGTGGAACCCTCGGGCCTGGCGGTGACCCTGGACCTCCAGGGGGTGGACCGGCGGTTGCCGCCGCCGGCGGAGACCGCCCTCTTTCGGATCCTCCAGGAGGCGCTCAACAACGTCCTCAAGCACGCCGCGGCCACCCGCGTCTCGGTGGCCCTGCACGTCGGCCAGGACGCGGTCCGCCTTACGGTCAGCGACGACGGGCGCGGGTTTGAGGTTGGCCGTCCCCCCGCCCGGCCGGGCGGCGGGCTGGGCCTGCTGGGCATGCGGGAGCGGGCGGAACTGCTGGGCGGGCAGATGCACGTCCGCAGCGCTCCGGGACAGGGAACGACCATCGAGGTCGTGCTGCCCCCGGACAGTGCCCCGGAGCCGGGCCGCAGGCAGTGA
- a CDS encoding response regulator transcription factor, translated as MTPAKIRVLIADDHAVVREGIKLVLAREPDIEVVGEAANGREALELIQSRRPDVVVMDLSMPEMGGIEATKRIKELWPDIHVLALTMHEEESYVFQLLKAGASGYVLKRGAAQDLTQAIRSAARGEAFLYPSVAKSVLQDYLRRLERGEDRERFDGLTEREREVLTLIAEGLSNQEIAQRLFISVKTVQTHRAHIMEKLGMHNRAELVRYAIRKGLIEP; from the coding sequence ATGACCCCAGCCAAGATCCGGGTCCTGATCGCCGACGACCACGCGGTGGTGCGCGAGGGCATCAAGCTCGTCCTCGCCCGCGAGCCCGACATCGAGGTGGTGGGCGAGGCGGCCAATGGCCGCGAGGCCCTGGAGCTCATCCAGAGCCGGCGGCCCGACGTGGTGGTCATGGACCTCTCCATGCCCGAGATGGGGGGGATCGAGGCGACGAAGCGGATCAAGGAGCTGTGGCCCGACATCCACGTCCTGGCCCTGACCATGCACGAGGAGGAGAGCTACGTCTTCCAGCTCCTCAAGGCCGGCGCGTCGGGCTACGTGCTCAAGCGTGGGGCCGCGCAGGACCTCACGCAGGCCATCCGCTCCGCCGCCCGCGGCGAGGCCTTCCTCTACCCCTCGGTGGCCAAGAGCGTCCTGCAGGACTACCTGCGCCGCCTCGAGCGCGGCGAGGACCGGGAGCGCTTCGACGGCCTGACCGAGCGGGAGCGCGAGGTCCTGACGCTCATCGCCGAAGGCCTGTCCAACCAGGAGATCGCCCAGCGGCTCTTCATCAGCGTCAAGACCGTACAGACCCACCGGGCGCACATCATGGAGAAGCTGGGGATGCACAACCGTGCCGAGCTGGTCCGCTACGCCATCCGCAAGGGGCTGATCGAGCCCTGA
- a CDS encoding response regulator transcription factor codes for MVQTPPFRRITVLIADDHAIVREGVRLLLEAQPDIEVVGEARDGEEAVELARRLRPDVVVLDVSMPGRNGVEATRAIRDALPGTHVLILTMHEEPAYVFQLLRLGAAGYVPKRAAATDLVGGVRTVAGGDTYLHPSMAQELVRDYLGWVRSGGGTGQLDNLTDREREVLALSAEGLTTAQIAERLFISEKTAQTHRAHIMKKLDLHDRALLVRYAVRKGLIPP; via the coding sequence ATGGTCCAGACCCCTCCCTTCCGCAGGATCACGGTGCTGATCGCCGACGACCACGCCATCGTCCGCGAGGGCGTCCGCCTGCTCCTGGAGGCCCAGCCGGACATCGAGGTCGTCGGGGAGGCGCGCGATGGCGAGGAGGCCGTCGAGCTGGCCCGGCGCCTGCGGCCGGACGTGGTCGTGCTCGACGTCAGCATGCCGGGTCGGAACGGCGTGGAGGCCACCCGCGCCATCCGCGACGCCCTGCCCGGGACCCACGTGTTGATCCTGACGATGCACGAAGAGCCCGCCTACGTCTTCCAGCTCCTGCGCCTGGGGGCCGCCGGCTACGTCCCGAAACGCGCCGCGGCCACCGACCTGGTGGGCGGCGTGCGCACGGTGGCCGGGGGAGACACCTACCTCCACCCCTCCATGGCCCAGGAGCTGGTGCGGGACTACCTGGGCTGGGTCCGCTCAGGCGGGGGGACGGGGCAGCTGGACAACCTGACGGACCGGGAGCGCGAGGTGCTGGCCCTCAGCGCGGAGGGGCTGACCACCGCGCAGATCGCCGAGCGGCTCTTCATCAGCGAGAAGACCGCGCAGACCCACCGCGCCCACATCATGAAGAAGCTCGACCTCCACGACCGGGCGCTGCTCGTCCGCTACGCGGTTCGCAAAGGGCTCATTCCTCCCTGA